A genomic stretch from Silurus meridionalis isolate SWU-2019-XX chromosome 1, ASM1480568v1, whole genome shotgun sequence includes:
- the zbtb11 gene encoding zinc finger and BTB domain-containing protein 11: MSSEESYLAIQRYLTDEREPYAPGTHGNVKRKIRKAAACYVVRDGVLFYQRRHRGQEGFIELEVVLQAERRKELIFEAHISGGEHLNQHLTWESLSQKYWWRGILKQVKDCIKDCGCQQKQERGKVSAEDASGSHGPGRKKEEDEDDDEEEALAELHATIQMKPKAASVGKHELVFVDSKGVVKQFLPKHGQTMLDKLNQQRLNNQFCDITLLIEAEEYRAHKAVLASCSDYFYELFVEKGAVSSHEAIVDLSGFSKASFLPLLEFAYTSELTFNFCVMAEVAMLARHLLMPEVLQICEMVHKKVEEQKLMVYQQGDVHTVIARETLPSQSVAPSDSAYVVAMESDGQAVVASSGQSEHSITVITSEDATAESLALLAGATVDGETMTVVTHSGQAGLPESLSLVAHNGQPEAGETMTVVTHSGQAGSSESLAVVQACWTVEEPQVAETNVAGSMEPGAYIISVKPGKTSPTEKIHLTAPPPALQEEPLVQVLEPPPQQEVLTQQPPPAAPQKRGPGRPPKVKQPPQEQQSVVTEVAESVPMGGEDEKKEDLETADPNKRLLRKRSVREGGYVRLHMGIETEEEMSNTVKTSPRLAKRGRISQSLKRPSIDSPENELQPVSDGTETLPDGAEAVEPEAMSIEEVAVREKTEGAVDGEHTCSECGMVFQRRYTLIMHMLKHEKSRNFKCTLCNKEFQYSVSLRAHLTRHKHQKTQRSTLARGGDDEVSDRVVSQSKSRTKREFVCDICNKTLPKLYSLRIHMLNHTGVRPHSCRVCGKSFATKHNLKMHQALHDASKRFYCTLCDKSFISKRGLDEHISVHTGESKYFCQTCGASFHRASGLSKHVKKHQPMTKTRSFQCSHCDKSFYDAKDLQQHMNKHLGLKPFQCQVCGKSYSWKKDWYSHVKSHNVAEPYRCNVCGKEFFEKALFRRHVKNATHGKKGRVKQNLERECEHCGRKFTQLREYRRHINNHQGVKPFECLTCGVAWADARSLKRHVRTHTGERPYVCPLCQEAHIDARTLRKHISKFHGDQLPGKIMLEKDTLQFHNQGTQVEHAVSILSPELPPELRPAEAPSTTEEIETVLITEETVEAMQAINEGTVTLSDQNIMQVVNYVLAQQQAGTKAEEEQASEIIQTMEVEVAHEGDVE, from the exons GAATCCTAAAGCAAGTAAAGGATTGCATTAAGGACTGTGGGTGCCAACAGAAGCAGGAGCGTGGGAAAGTCAGTGCTGAGGATGCATCAGGATCCCACGGTCCAGgtagaaaaaaagaggaggatgaagatgatgatgaggaagaagCTCTAGCGGAACTGCATGCCACCATTCAGATGAAGCCGAAGGCTGCCAGTGTTGGCAAACATGAACTGGTTTTT GTGGACAGTAAAGGTGTTGTAAAGCAGTTCCTGCCAAAACATGGCCAGACCATGTTAGACAAGCTGAATCAGCAGCGATTAAATAACCAATTCTGTGACATTACCCTGCTCATTGAGGCTGAGGAATATCGGGCACACAAAGCTGTCTTGGCTTCCTGTAGTGATTACTTCTATGAGCTGTTTGTTGAGAAGGGTGCTGTGTCCAGTCATGAAGCCATTGTGGATCTCTCAG GCTTTAGCAAGGCAAGCTTCCTGCCTTTGTTGGAGTTTGCCTACACTTCAGAGCTGACCTTCAACTTCTGCGTTATGGCAGAAGTGGCCATGCTTGCACGGCACCTGCTCATGCCCGAGGTCCTTCAGATTTGCGAGATGGTGCACAAAAAAGTGGAGGAGCAGAAGCTAATGGTTTATCAACAAGGAGACGTGCACACGGTAATAGCCAGGGAAACTCTGCCTTCTCAGTCGGTGGCCCCTTCTGATTCTGCTTATGTTGTGGCCATGGAGAGTGATGGCCAGGCAGTGGTGGCTAGCTCTGGACAGTCTGAACACTCAATAACTGTTATCACTAGCGAAGACGCAACGGCTGAATCTTTGGCTTTGCTTGCTGGTGCAACAGTGGACGGGGAGACTATGACCGTGGTCACACACAGCGGCCAGGCTGGCTTGCCCGAATCACTCTCTCTTGTAGCCCATAATGGCCAGCCAGAAGCTGGTGAAACCATGACTGTGGTCACTCACTCTGGACAAGCGGGCTCAAGTGAATCCCTGGCTGTGGTCCAGGCGTGCTGGACAGTGGAAGAGCCTCAGGTTGCAGAAACAAATGTAGCAGGGAGCATGGAGCCTGGTGCCTACATTATTAGCGTCAAGCCAGGCAAGACGAGTCCTACCGAGAAAATTCATCTAACCGCACCACCACCGGCTCTTCAAGAGGAACCGCTTGTCCAGGTTTTAGAGCCTCCACCCCAACAGGAGGTACTTACACAACAGCCTCCACCTGCTGCACCTCAGAAAAGGGGCCCGGGGAGGCCCCCGAAGGTAAAGCAGCCCCCACAAGAACAGCAGTCAGTTGTGACCGAGGTTGCAGAGAGTGTACCAATGGGAGGAGAGGATGAGAAGAAAGAGGATCTAGAGACTGCAGACCCTAATAAGAGGCTGCTGAGGAAGCGGTCAGTGAGGGAGGGAGGATACGTTCGTCTGCATATGGGAAttgagacagaggaagagatGTCAAACACAGTGAAG ACATCTCCGAGACTGGCGAAGCGAGGCCGCATATCACAGTCTCTCAAGAGGCCATCAATTGACTCTCCTGAAAATGAGCTTCAGCCTGTCTCTGATGGTACAGAAACATTACCTGATGGAGCAGAGGCAGTTGAACCCGAGGCGATGTCTATAGAAGAAGTAGCAGTACGAGAAAAAACAGAAGGAGCAGTAGATGGAGAACATACATGCAGCGAGTGTGGCATGGTGTTCCAAAGACGCTACACCCTGATCATGCACATGCTGAAGCATGAGAAGTCACGCAACTTCAAATGCACT CTGTGTAACAAAGAGTTCCAGTATTCCGTCTCCCTCCGTGCCCACTTGACTCGTCATAAGCACCAGAAGACCCAGAGATCAACTTTAGCTCGAGGAGGAGATGACGAGGTCTCAGATAGGGTTGTTAGTCAGTCCAAAAGTCGCACCAAGCGCGAGTTTGTGTGTGATATTTGCAATAAGACTCTGCCCAAGCTGTACTCTTTGCGGATCCACATGCTGAACCATACAGGCGTGCGACCACACTCCTGCCGGGTCTGTGGGAAGAGCTTTGCCACCAAACACAACCTAAAGATGCACCAAGCACTGCATGATGCATCCAAGCGTTTCTACTGCACCTTGTGCGACAAGTCCTTCATCAGCAAGAGGGGCCTGGATGAGCACATCAGTGTCCATACAG GTGAATCGAAATATTTTTGCCAGACATGCGGCGCATCATTTCACCGGGCATCTGGACTAAGCAAACACGTGAAAAAACATCAACCCATGACAAAGACCCGTTCATTCCAATGCTCCCA CTGTGATAAAAGCTTCTATGATGCGAAGGATTTGCAGCAGCACATGAATAAGCACTTGGGCTTGAAACCATTCCAGTGCCAGGTGTGTGGGAAGAGCTACAGCTGGAAGAAAGATTGGTATTCTCATGTAAAATCACACAACGTTGCAGAACCTTACAG GTGTAATGTTTGTGGGAAGGAGTTCTTTGAGAAGGCTCTGTTCAGGAGGCATGTGAAGAATGCCACTCATGGAAAGAAGGGTAGAGTGAAGCAGAACCTGGAAAGGGAGTGCGAACACTGCGGCAGAAAATTCACTCAGCTTCGAGAGTACCGCCGCCACATAAACAACCATCAAG GTGTAAAACCGTTCGAGTGTCTGACATGCGGTGTGGCATGGGCTGACGCCCGATCACTAAAGCgtcacgtgcgcacacacacaggcgagCGTCCCTACGTGTGTCCGCTGTGCCAGGAGGCTCACATCGACGCCCGCACGCTGAGAAAGCACATCTCCAAATTCCATGGTGATCAGTTGCCAGGTAAGATCATGTTAGAAAAGGACACGCTACAGTTCCATAATCAAGGCACCCAGGTGGAACACGCTGTCAGCATCCTGAGCCCCGAGCTGCCCCCTGAGCTGCGCCCAGCGGAAGCACCTTCCACCACTGAGGAGATTGAAACTGTGCTCATCACAGAAGAGACAGTGGAGGCCATGCAAGCCATAAATGAGGGCACAGTCACGCTTTCAGACCAGAACATAATGCAGGTGGTGAACTATGTCTTGGCACAGCAGCAAGCTGGTACAAAGGCAGAGGAGGAGCAAGCGTCCGAAATCATCCAGACCATGGAGGTAGAGGTGGCTCATGAAGGAGATGTGGAGTga